A portion of the Corynebacterium occultum genome contains these proteins:
- a CDS encoding long-chain-fatty-acid--CoA ligase: MSAFETKAWLQYYPDWTPHSLDYEQTTLLDIYDNNLAIKADKPATNFFGRTQTYGELDRQVRRAAAGLRAFGVRPGDKVAIVLPNCPQHIAAFYAVLKLGATVVEHNPLYTAHELEKPFADHGARVAIAWDKAAPTLEKLRETTSLETIISVNMIEAMPKVQQLALRLPIPALKKSRASLSEPAPNSVPWEALIGSAIGGDGADIESSPEVTKDTIALILYTSGTTGAPKGAQLSHGNLFANLLQGKAWVPGLGEKDEKMLAALPMFHAYGMTMVGTLGVYIGAEMILLPTPRIDLIMKVMKKNTPTWLPGVPTIYEKIVEAAEKDNIDISGVDNAFSGASTLPVSTVERWERATGGLLVEGYGLTETSPIIVGNPMNTNRRPGYVGIPFPDTEVRIANPENLSETLPDGQEGEVVVRGPQVFQGYLNQPEATESSFHEDWYRTGDIGVMEEDGFIRLVARIKEVIITGGFNVYPAEVEEVVTGHPDVVGAAVVGLPREDGSEEVVAAITLREGAAMDPEALKEYARERLTRYKVPRRFYHFEELPQNMMGKVLRREVQDLLIKQQQK, translated from the coding sequence ATGTCGGCATTCGAGACAAAGGCCTGGCTCCAGTACTACCCGGATTGGACGCCGCACTCGCTGGATTATGAGCAGACCACCTTGCTCGACATCTACGACAACAACCTCGCCATTAAAGCGGATAAGCCGGCCACGAATTTCTTCGGCCGCACCCAGACTTACGGGGAGCTGGATCGCCAGGTCCGGCGGGCCGCCGCCGGGTTGCGGGCTTTTGGGGTCCGCCCCGGTGACAAGGTCGCCATTGTACTGCCGAATTGTCCGCAGCATATCGCCGCTTTTTATGCCGTCCTGAAGCTGGGTGCGACAGTGGTGGAGCATAATCCGCTCTACACCGCCCATGAGCTGGAAAAGCCCTTCGCCGATCATGGTGCCCGGGTGGCGATCGCCTGGGACAAGGCCGCCCCGACGCTGGAGAAACTGCGGGAGACCACCTCTTTGGAGACCATCATCTCGGTGAACATGATCGAGGCGATGCCGAAGGTGCAGCAGCTGGCGCTGCGCCTGCCGATCCCGGCGTTGAAGAAGTCCCGCGCATCGCTCTCCGAGCCGGCCCCCAACTCGGTGCCCTGGGAGGCCCTGATCGGGTCGGCCATCGGTGGTGACGGTGCCGACATCGAGAGCAGCCCGGAGGTGACCAAGGATACGATCGCCCTGATCCTCTACACCTCGGGCACCACCGGTGCACCGAAGGGCGCGCAGCTTTCCCATGGCAACCTCTTCGCCAACCTGTTGCAGGGCAAGGCCTGGGTTCCCGGTCTGGGTGAGAAGGACGAGAAGATGCTCGCCGCCCTGCCGATGTTCCACGCCTATGGCATGACCATGGTGGGCACTCTGGGTGTCTACATCGGGGCGGAGATGATCCTGCTCCCCACCCCACGGATCGACCTGATCATGAAGGTGATGAAGAAGAACACCCCGACCTGGTTGCCGGGGGTGCCCACCATCTACGAGAAGATCGTCGAAGCCGCCGAGAAGGACAACATCGACATCTCGGGGGTCGACAACGCCTTCTCCGGCGCCTCCACCCTCCCGGTGTCCACGGTGGAGCGTTGGGAACGCGCCACCGGTGGCCTGCTGGTGGAGGGTTATGGCCTCACGGAGACCTCCCCGATCATCGTGGGCAACCCGATGAACACCAACCGCCGCCCCGGCTATGTCGGCATCCCCTTCCCTGACACCGAGGTGCGCATCGCAAACCCGGAGAACCTCTCCGAGACCCTGCCGGACGGGCAGGAGGGTGAGGTGGTGGTCCGGGGCCCCCAGGTGTTCCAGGGTTATCTCAACCAGCCGGAAGCCACCGAATCCAGCTTCCACGAGGACTGGTACCGCACCGGTGATATCGGGGTGATGGAAGAGGACGGTTTCATCCGCCTGGTGGCCCGCATCAAGGAGGTCATCATCACCGGCGGCTTCAATGTCTACCCCGCTGAGGTGGAGGAGGTCGTCACAGGTCACCCGGATGTCGTGGGGGCCGCCGTCGTCGGCCTGCCCCGCGAGGACGGTTCCGAGGAGGTCGTCGCCGCGATCACCCTGCGCGAGGGTGCCGCCATGGATCCGGAAGCGCTGAAAGAGTACGCCCGCGAGCGACTCACCCGATACAAGGTGCCGCGCCGTTTCTACCACTTCGAGGAACTGCCGCAGAACATGATGGGCAAGGTACTACGCCGCGAGGTGCAGGACCTCCTCATCAAGCAGCAGCAGAAATAA
- the mshA gene encoding D-inositol-3-phosphate glycosyltransferase: protein MRIAMISMHTSPLQQPGSGDAGGMNVYVLSTATHLARQGIEVDIYTRATRPSQGEVVEVGENLRVINIIAGPYEGLAKEELPTQLAAFAGGILQYARCENLEYDLIHSHYWLSGQVGWLLRDLWEIPQVHTSHTLAAVKNVYRSENDSPESEARRICEQQLVDNADLLVVNTREETADLIQHYDANEERIVVVAPGADTELFTPGNDRATERSRRQLGVPLHAKVVAFVGRLQEFKGPQVLIRAVAELLRRDPDRNLRVLISGGPSGPNATPESYREMAAELGVERRIRFLDPRPPAELVAIYRAADIIAVPSYNESFGLVAMEAQASGTPVIAARVGGLPVAVAEGETGLLVDGHDPSDWADALAQLLDDDDTRIRMAEDAVAHATNFSWARTAEQLAGVYSEALSLELPNCHGRRAQGR, encoded by the coding sequence ATGCGCATCGCGATGATCTCCATGCACACCTCACCGCTGCAGCAGCCCGGCAGCGGTGATGCCGGAGGCATGAACGTCTATGTCCTCTCCACCGCCACCCACCTGGCCAGACAGGGCATTGAAGTGGACATCTACACCAGGGCCACCAGACCCAGCCAGGGAGAGGTGGTGGAAGTCGGGGAAAACCTCCGGGTCATCAACATTATCGCCGGTCCCTACGAAGGCCTGGCCAAGGAAGAACTACCCACCCAGCTGGCGGCCTTCGCCGGAGGAATCCTCCAATACGCCCGCTGTGAAAACCTCGAATACGACCTCATCCACTCCCACTACTGGCTCTCCGGACAGGTCGGCTGGCTGCTCCGCGACCTGTGGGAAATCCCCCAGGTACACACCTCCCACACTCTGGCCGCAGTGAAAAACGTCTACCGCAGCGAAAATGACTCCCCGGAATCCGAGGCTCGCCGCATCTGCGAACAACAACTCGTGGACAATGCGGACCTCCTGGTCGTCAACACCAGGGAGGAAACCGCAGACCTGATCCAGCACTATGACGCCAATGAAGAGCGCATCGTGGTGGTCGCGCCGGGTGCCGACACGGAACTCTTCACTCCCGGCAATGACCGCGCCACCGAACGCTCCCGCCGTCAACTGGGTGTGCCTCTGCACGCCAAGGTCGTGGCCTTTGTCGGTCGGCTCCAGGAATTCAAGGGTCCCCAGGTGCTGATCCGGGCGGTGGCGGAACTGTTGCGCCGTGACCCCGACCGTAATCTGAGGGTGCTGATCAGTGGTGGTCCCTCCGGGCCGAACGCCACCCCGGAAAGCTACCGGGAGATGGCTGCTGAACTCGGGGTGGAACGCCGCATTCGTTTCCTGGATCCCCGTCCCCCGGCCGAACTGGTGGCCATCTACCGGGCCGCCGACATCATCGCGGTACCCAGCTACAACGAATCCTTCGGCCTGGTGGCCATGGAGGCGCAGGCCAGCGGGACCCCGGTGATCGCCGCCCGGGTCGGGGGTCTCCCAGTCGCCGTGGCGGAGGGGGAAACCGGACTGCTGGTCGATGGGCATGATCCTTCGGACTGGGCGGATGCCCTGGCACAGCTGCTCGATGATGATGACACCCGCATCCGGATGGCTGAAGATGCCGTGGCACACGCCACAAACTTCTCCTGGGCCCGGACCGCGGAGCAATTGGCCGGTGTCTATTCGGAGGCGCTCTCCCTGGAATTACCGAACTGTCACGGGCGGCGGGCACAGGGCAGATAA
- a CDS encoding phosphoglyceromutase, with protein sequence MSNGKLILLRHGQSEWNASNQFTGWYDVNLTEQGEAEAKRGGQLLVEAGILPDVLYTSLLRRAIRTANIALDAADRHWIPVIRDWRLNERHYGALQGLNKAETKDKYGNEQYMAWRRSYGTPPPELADDSEFSQANDVRYADLDKVPNTECLKDVVERFIPYFLEEIAPRAQRGENVLIAAHGNSLRALVKYLDNISDEEIAELNIPTGIPLIYEIDAEGNVLNPGGTYLDPEAAAAGAAAVAAQGGK encoded by the coding sequence ATGAGCAACGGAAAACTGATTCTTCTTCGGCATGGTCAGAGTGAGTGGAACGCCTCTAACCAGTTCACCGGCTGGTATGACGTCAACCTGACCGAACAGGGCGAGGCTGAGGCCAAGCGTGGCGGCCAGCTGCTGGTTGAGGCCGGCATCCTCCCGGATGTCCTCTACACCTCCCTGCTGCGTCGTGCGATCCGCACCGCGAACATCGCCCTGGATGCAGCTGACCGCCACTGGATTCCGGTCATCCGGGATTGGCGCCTGAATGAGCGTCACTACGGTGCGCTGCAGGGCCTGAACAAGGCTGAGACCAAGGATAAGTACGGCAATGAGCAGTACATGGCCTGGCGTCGTTCCTACGGCACCCCGCCGCCGGAGCTGGCTGATGATTCTGAGTTCTCCCAGGCCAATGATGTCCGTTATGCCGACCTGGACAAGGTGCCGAACACCGAGTGCCTCAAGGACGTCGTCGAGCGTTTCATCCCTTATTTCCTCGAGGAGATCGCTCCCCGCGCCCAGCGAGGCGAGAATGTCCTGATCGCCGCGCACGGCAACTCCCTGCGTGCCCTGGTCAAGTACCTGGACAATATCTCCGATGAGGAGATCGCAGAGCTCAATATCCCGACCGGTATCCCGCTGATCTACGAGATCGACGCTGAGGGCAATGTCCTCAACCCGGGTGGCACCTACCTGGATCCGGAAGCTGCCGCCGCCGGCGCCGCAGCCGTCGCCGCCCAGGGTGGCAAGTAA
- a CDS encoding sensor histidine kinase — translation MSLVIAFLLGAVATGLAVPGVLWLNKRVQRYRSSGTLAKNEVTTVSQVLHLTIQGSPTGIVVLDRGGEVVLSNARAHEMGMVHERTLNPEIWRFAANVYGDQETRAVDLSMSRRRPGSRVTAIRVVVKPLTLVDDRFVIAYGTDESENVRMESARRDFVANVSHELKTPVGGMALLAEALMESTDDLEQVEYFGARLLKEAHRMADMINELISLSKLQGAESLPDMEPVLVDELVDEAISRNQLAADNAGIVLTKGNPRGVYVNGDKSLLVTALSNLISNAINYSPQTAPVSVSQKVVDSDLVLIRVTDRGIGISEEEQKRVFERFFRVDKARSRSTGGTGLGLAIVKHVVANHGGNIKLWSRPGTGSTFTIELPIHHPEKDSPTPGEGDDSISRSPIRNAVTRVATRRKDKTS, via the coding sequence TTGTCCCTTGTAATCGCCTTTCTGCTGGGGGCCGTGGCCACTGGGCTCGCGGTCCCCGGTGTGCTCTGGCTGAATAAGCGGGTGCAGCGTTATCGCTCATCCGGGACTTTGGCGAAGAATGAGGTCACCACTGTCAGCCAGGTGCTCCACCTGACGATTCAGGGCTCACCCACCGGCATCGTGGTGCTCGACCGGGGTGGGGAAGTGGTGCTCTCTAATGCCCGGGCCCATGAGATGGGCATGGTGCATGAGCGCACCCTCAACCCGGAGATCTGGCGCTTTGCGGCCAATGTCTATGGTGACCAGGAAACCCGGGCAGTTGATCTGAGTATGTCGCGGCGACGTCCCGGCAGTCGGGTCACCGCCATCCGGGTGGTGGTCAAACCCCTGACCCTGGTGGATGATCGTTTCGTCATCGCCTATGGCACGGATGAATCCGAGAATGTGCGCATGGAGTCCGCCCGCCGTGACTTCGTGGCCAATGTCTCCCATGAGTTGAAGACCCCGGTTGGTGGTATGGCGCTGCTGGCGGAGGCGCTCATGGAGTCAACGGACGACCTGGAGCAGGTGGAGTACTTCGGTGCCCGTCTGCTCAAGGAAGCGCACCGCATGGCGGACATGATCAATGAGCTGATCTCCCTGTCCAAGCTGCAGGGGGCGGAATCCCTGCCGGACATGGAACCGGTGCTGGTGGATGAGCTGGTGGATGAGGCGATCAGCCGCAACCAGCTGGCCGCCGATAATGCCGGGATCGTGCTCACCAAGGGCAACCCCCGGGGGGTCTACGTCAACGGTGATAAGTCCCTGCTGGTCACTGCCCTCTCGAATCTCATCAGCAATGCCATCAACTATTCTCCGCAGACCGCCCCGGTCTCGGTGTCGCAGAAGGTGGTGGACAGTGATCTGGTGCTGATCCGGGTCACCGACCGTGGCATCGGAATCAGTGAAGAAGAGCAGAAACGGGTTTTCGAGCGTTTCTTCCGGGTCGACAAGGCCAGATCCCGTTCCACCGGCGGAACGGGGCTTGGCCTGGCCATCGTCAAACATGTGGTGGCCAACCATGGAGGTAATATTAAATTATGGTCCCGACCCGGCACCGGATCCACCTTCACCATTGAATTGCCGATCCATCATCCGGAGAAAGATTCCCCCACACCTGGTGAAGGGGATGACTCTATCTCCAGGTCGCCTATCCGTAATGCGGTAACACGGGTGGCGACACGTCGAAAGGACAAGACATCATGA
- a CDS encoding response regulator transcription factor, which translates to MTTILIVEDEESLADPLAFLLKKEGFDTIIAGDGPTALIEFAKNDIDIVLLDLMLPGMSGTDVCKQLRTTSSVPIIMVTARDSEIDKVVGLELGADDYVTKPYSSRELIARIRAVLRRGAEQDNDLDEVEEQVLQGGPVVMDVERHTVTVSGAQVPMPLKEFDLLEYLLRNSGRVLTRGQLIDRIWGADYVGDTKTLDVHVKRLRSKIEEEPSRPRHLVTVRGLGYKFEA; encoded by the coding sequence ATGACGACCATTCTCATCGTTGAAGATGAAGAATCGTTGGCCGATCCCTTGGCATTCCTCCTCAAGAAGGAGGGTTTTGACACCATCATCGCTGGTGATGGTCCAACTGCGCTGATCGAGTTCGCCAAGAATGACATTGATATCGTGCTGCTGGACCTGATGCTCCCGGGAATGTCCGGTACTGACGTGTGCAAGCAGCTACGCACCACCTCCTCCGTCCCCATCATCATGGTCACCGCCCGGGACTCCGAGATCGACAAGGTGGTGGGCCTGGAGCTGGGTGCGGATGATTATGTCACCAAGCCCTACTCCTCCCGTGAGCTGATCGCCCGAATCCGGGCGGTGCTGCGTCGTGGCGCGGAACAGGACAATGACCTCGATGAGGTTGAGGAGCAGGTGCTGCAGGGTGGCCCGGTGGTCATGGATGTGGAACGCCACACCGTCACCGTCAGCGGTGCGCAGGTGCCCATGCCGCTGAAGGAGTTCGACCTGCTGGAGTATCTGCTGCGCAATTCCGGCCGGGTACTCACCCGGGGTCAGCTCATCGACCGGATCTGGGGCGCGGACTATGTCGGCGACACCAAGACGCTGGATGTGCATGTCAAGCGGTTGCGCTCCAAGATCGAGGAAGAGCCCTCCCGCCCGCGTCACCTGGTGACCGTCCGTGGCCTGGGCTATAAGTTCGAGGCCTGA
- a CDS encoding ABC transporter permease — MTTRPTAPQQGRHRASSSSSALRAFLSSPMRRVTLRSVASNKGRLALTMLSVLLATAFISGSLMLTNSLEKSFNSLVDSGVEGVDVGVVGSQRSPEGVPFEVIEQIRDLPQVRAVNVVGSGPGLPSGTRMAGDSGIVVTGTNGLPLQTGSSGAHPLAGYPSEQVVGAVPQLHSGKRPGGPDEVMINTAAAERGEIGVGDIINVLTPTDRLRVRVSGIYDTSTETPGWVGVVFTPERYLELFTAGEHASQIVISVHEGQDPMAVRNYIGINFPQLTPLLPEQIVERSGGQFAQQLEFLRYILVVFGAIALLVGAFNIANTFAMIVGQRTREFALLRSIGVSTGQIVFSVIMEAAAVGLLGSVLGILTALVLVAALARFLADGSGDLTAIEFAPTPGSVVLPLAFGVLVTMISAFTPANRAGKLPPVSALELADARATRPRRIQLLIAGLLSGLGIVAVIAAALVFAINNSEITTSQRLSLTGAGAVLLFLAVATAGPSLISAVGNTFGVVLTAPVKDIGLLARRNTTRNPRRSAATALSLAMAVALVSTVSIIGTTTKASVFGLVESTVKAPFILEGLGGSVLAGQRSLSGNGLTLPAETTQRAEWTSGVAAAGTLMTAPLRANNWDNPQTTVVDDDFSRYLDLGIREGAPSAENEAAVMISATYAQESGLRVGDTISVGALGAAPDSEVTVPIEAIYTEVDILGHMVINYSVAQELVGGEADFNRLAVFLDTDGSASPNELRRNLNNTMAELLVVQIKSREEFGGSLGTQLNQLLTIIYGLLTLSVVIAAMGIINTLLLSVTERIHEIGTLRAVGVRRNQIRRMIQLESLILTVHGAALGITVGTFTGWSVVEVLGSKGMAAPEIPWPQIALTMLGAILVGMAASVVPAMKAAATPPLEAINR; from the coding sequence GTGACAACTCGCCCAACAGCTCCGCAGCAGGGCAGGCACCGCGCGTCGTCTAGTTCTTCGGCGCTCCGCGCCTTCCTGAGTTCCCCGATGCGGCGGGTCACCCTGCGTAGTGTCGCCTCGAATAAGGGGCGCCTGGCGCTGACGATGCTCTCCGTTCTGCTGGCCACCGCCTTCATCTCCGGTTCCCTGATGCTGACCAACTCGCTGGAGAAGTCCTTCAACTCGCTGGTGGACAGTGGGGTGGAGGGCGTGGATGTCGGTGTGGTCGGCAGTCAACGTTCCCCCGAGGGCGTCCCCTTCGAGGTGATCGAGCAGATCCGTGACCTGCCGCAGGTCAGGGCAGTTAATGTGGTCGGTTCCGGGCCGGGCCTGCCCAGTGGCACCCGCATGGCCGGGGACTCCGGGATCGTGGTCACCGGCACCAACGGGTTACCCCTGCAGACAGGATCCTCCGGGGCCCACCCCCTCGCCGGCTACCCCTCCGAGCAGGTCGTCGGAGCGGTCCCCCAGTTGCACAGCGGCAAACGTCCGGGGGGCCCGGATGAGGTGATGATCAACACCGCTGCCGCGGAGCGGGGTGAGATCGGTGTCGGGGACATCATCAATGTGCTCACTCCCACCGATCGGCTCCGGGTGCGGGTCAGCGGCATCTACGACACCTCCACGGAAACCCCCGGCTGGGTGGGTGTGGTTTTCACCCCGGAGCGCTACCTGGAGTTGTTCACCGCCGGGGAACACGCCTCTCAGATCGTGATCTCGGTCCACGAGGGCCAGGATCCGATGGCGGTACGTAACTACATCGGCATCAACTTCCCCCAGCTGACCCCCCTGTTACCGGAGCAGATCGTGGAACGCAGCGGTGGGCAGTTTGCCCAGCAGCTGGAGTTCCTGCGCTATATTCTGGTGGTTTTCGGGGCGATCGCCTTGCTGGTCGGCGCTTTCAACATCGCCAACACCTTCGCCATGATCGTGGGCCAACGCACCCGGGAATTCGCACTGTTGCGCAGCATCGGTGTCTCCACCGGGCAGATAGTGTTCTCGGTGATCATGGAGGCCGCGGCGGTCGGTCTCCTCGGTTCGGTGCTGGGTATCCTCACCGCCCTGGTGCTGGTGGCCGCACTGGCCCGTTTCCTGGCCGATGGCAGCGGTGATCTCACCGCCATCGAGTTCGCCCCCACCCCGGGGTCCGTGGTGCTGCCGCTGGCCTTCGGTGTGCTGGTCACCATGATCAGTGCCTTCACTCCGGCGAACCGGGCCGGCAAGCTGCCTCCCGTCTCTGCCCTGGAGCTTGCCGACGCCCGCGCTACCCGGCCTCGTCGCATCCAGCTGTTGATCGCCGGGCTGCTCAGCGGGTTGGGCATCGTGGCGGTCATCGCCGCCGCCCTGGTCTTCGCGATCAACAACTCCGAGATCACCACCTCACAACGACTCTCCCTCACCGGGGCCGGTGCGGTCCTGCTCTTCCTGGCGGTCGCCACCGCCGGCCCCAGCCTGATCTCCGCGGTGGGCAACACCTTCGGGGTGGTGCTGACCGCCCCGGTCAAGGACATCGGGCTCCTGGCCCGACGCAACACCACCCGTAACCCCCGTCGTTCCGCCGCCACCGCACTCTCCCTGGCGATGGCGGTGGCCCTGGTGTCCACGGTCAGCATCATCGGCACCACCACCAAGGCCAGTGTCTTCGGTCTGGTGGAGTCCACCGTCAAAGCCCCCTTCATCCTGGAGGGGCTCGGCGGTTCCGTGCTCGCCGGACAACGTTCCCTCTCCGGTAATGGGCTGACTCTCCCCGCGGAGACCACCCAACGGGCGGAATGGACCAGTGGGGTGGCTGCGGCCGGCACCCTGATGACCGCCCCGCTGCGGGCCAACAACTGGGATAATCCGCAGACCACCGTCGTTGATGATGACTTCAGCCGCTACCTGGATCTGGGAATCCGGGAGGGGGCACCCAGTGCGGAGAATGAGGCGGCGGTGATGATCTCCGCCACCTACGCCCAGGAATCCGGGCTGCGGGTCGGTGACACCATCTCCGTCGGTGCCCTCGGCGCCGCCCCAGACAGCGAGGTGACTGTCCCCATTGAGGCGATCTACACCGAGGTCGACATCCTCGGCCACATGGTGATCAACTACTCGGTGGCTCAGGAGCTGGTCGGTGGAGAGGCTGACTTCAACCGCCTGGCGGTCTTCCTGGACACCGATGGTTCGGCCTCCCCCAATGAACTGCGCCGCAACCTCAACAACACCATGGCGGAGCTGCTGGTGGTGCAGATCAAGTCCCGGGAGGAGTTCGGCGGTTCCCTGGGCACCCAGCTCAATCAGTTGCTGACCATCATCTACGGGCTGCTCACCCTGTCGGTGGTGATCGCCGCCATGGGCATCATCAACACCCTGCTGCTCTCCGTTACGGAACGTATCCATGAGATCGGGACACTCCGGGCGGTGGGGGTGCGCCGCAACCAGATCCGGCGGATGATCCAGCTGGAGTCACTGATCCTGACCGTGCACGGTGCCGCCCTCGGCATCACGGTGGGTACCTTCACCGGTTGGTCGGTGGTGGAGGTCCTCGGGTCCAAGGGCATGGCCGCCCCCGAGATCCCCTGGCCACAGATCGCCCTGACCATGCTCGGTGCCATTCTCGTCGGGATGGCGGCCTCGGTGGTGCCGGCAATGAAGGCCGCCGCCACTCCCCCACTGGAAGCCATCAACCGCTGA
- a CDS encoding Ppx/GppA phosphatase family protein encodes MRLGVLDVGSNTVHLVAVDARTGGHPTPMSDWKTTLRLVELLDDDGNIDDRGIKKLTSAVGEASELAVTLGCKEIMPFATSAVRSATNSHAVLDHVEKETGVRLEVLSGEDEARLTFLAVRRWYGWSAGRITNLDIGGGSLEISTGSDEEPDLAFSLDLGAGRLTHTWFDTDPPARKKVNLLRDYIDAELVDVSRQMRNLGEASLSVGTSKTFRTLARLTGAAPSSAGPHVKRTLTAPGLRQLIAFISRMTAADRAELEGISSDRSHQIVAGALVAEASMRALGLEKIEICPWALREGVILRRIDTGLD; translated from the coding sequence GTGCGATTAGGTGTATTGGACGTGGGCAGCAATACTGTCCACCTCGTGGCGGTGGATGCCCGGACTGGCGGGCATCCGACCCCCATGAGTGATTGGAAGACCACTCTCCGACTGGTGGAGCTGCTCGACGACGATGGCAACATTGATGATCGCGGTATCAAGAAGTTGACCAGTGCCGTGGGGGAGGCCTCCGAATTGGCGGTCACGCTCGGTTGCAAGGAGATCATGCCCTTCGCCACCTCCGCGGTGCGTTCGGCGACGAACTCCCATGCGGTGCTTGATCATGTCGAGAAGGAGACCGGGGTTCGCTTGGAGGTTCTCTCCGGCGAGGATGAGGCCCGGTTGACCTTCCTGGCGGTACGCCGCTGGTACGGCTGGTCCGCTGGTCGGATCACGAACCTCGACATCGGTGGCGGCTCCCTGGAGATATCCACCGGCTCAGATGAGGAACCGGACCTGGCCTTCTCTCTCGACCTAGGTGCGGGTCGACTGACCCACACCTGGTTCGACACTGATCCGCCAGCCCGGAAGAAGGTCAACCTGCTCCGGGACTACATTGACGCAGAGCTGGTTGATGTTTCCCGGCAGATGCGCAACCTGGGTGAGGCGAGCCTTTCGGTGGGTACCTCCAAGACCTTCCGCACCCTGGCCCGTCTGACGGGTGCGGCCCCCTCCTCAGCTGGTCCTCATGTGAAACGTACGTTGACCGCCCCCGGCCTCCGCCAGCTGATAGCGTTTATCTCCAGAATGACTGCGGCGGACCGCGCCGAATTGGAGGGAATCAGCTCTGACCGATCCCACCAGATCGTGGCGGGCGCATTGGTCGCCGAGGCCAGCATGCGTGCCCTCGGGCTGGAGAAGATTGAGATTTGTCCGTGGGCATTGCGTGAAGGCGTGATCCTGCGTCGGATCGATACGGGTTTGGATTAG
- the proC gene encoding pyrroline-5-carboxylate reductase, which yields MTSIAVIGGGNIGEALISGFIASGMPPASIKVTNRREERGRELEERYGVTALQDNAQAVDSADVVFLCVKPKGILEMLAEISGSLDDNDQDTVVVSMAAGISLAAMEEAVSAGTPVVRVMPNTPMLVRQGMCALAAGRFTHSEQMDTVAELLRSVGDVRVVAESDMDAVTAMSGSSPAYIYLVAEALIDAGVNLGLTRAAAQELAVSAIHGASTMLKESGDDPTTLRAKVSSPAGTTVAALRELEESGIRGAFFRAAEACAVRSAELGAPAPDSGN from the coding sequence ATGACTTCTATCGCGGTAATCGGTGGTGGCAATATCGGTGAGGCCCTGATCTCGGGCTTCATCGCAAGTGGCATGCCGCCGGCCAGTATCAAGGTGACCAACCGGCGCGAAGAGCGTGGCCGGGAGCTTGAGGAACGCTATGGCGTGACCGCCCTGCAGGACAATGCGCAGGCGGTCGACAGTGCTGATGTGGTGTTCCTCTGCGTCAAACCAAAGGGCATCCTCGAGATGCTGGCCGAGATCTCCGGCTCCCTGGATGACAATGACCAGGACACCGTCGTGGTGTCCATGGCCGCAGGCATCTCGCTTGCTGCCATGGAGGAGGCAGTTTCCGCCGGCACTCCGGTGGTGCGCGTCATGCCCAACACCCCGATGCTGGTGCGCCAGGGCATGTGTGCCCTCGCAGCGGGCCGTTTCACCCACTCGGAGCAGATGGACACCGTCGCCGAACTGCTCCGCTCGGTCGGTGATGTCCGGGTGGTCGCGGAATCTGACATGGATGCTGTGACCGCCATGTCCGGTTCCTCCCCGGCCTACATCTACCTGGTCGCTGAGGCGCTTATCGACGCCGGGGTCAACCTAGGTCTCACCCGCGCCGCCGCCCAGGAACTGGCGGTCTCCGCCATCCACGGTGCTTCCACCATGCTCAAGGAATCCGGGGATGACCCGACCACCCTGCGTGCCAAGGTCTCCTCCCCGGCAGGCACCACCGTGGCTGCCCTGCGGGAGCTGGAGGAATCCGGGATCCGGGGGGCCTTCTTCCGGGCTGCTGAGGCCTGCGCGGTGCGTTCCGCAGAGCTGGGGGCGCCTGCCCCTGACAGCGGAAACTAG
- a CDS encoding helix-turn-helix domain-containing protein, with protein sequence MAHEDKGTFLTVAEVAEIMRVSKMTVYRLVHSGELSAVRVGRSFRVHEKAVNDYLDASFFEAG encoded by the coding sequence ATGGCACATGAAGACAAGGGAACCTTCCTGACCGTCGCTGAGGTGGCGGAGATCATGCGGGTTTCCAAGATGACGGTTTACCGGCTCGTACACTCCGGTGAGCTGTCGGCAGTTCGGGTGGGTCGATCCTTCCGGGTCCACGAGAAGGCCGTCAACGACTATCTCGACGCCTCCTTCTTTGAGGCTGGCTAA
- a CDS encoding 30S ribosomal protein bS22: protein MGSVIKKRRKRMSKKKHRKMLRRTRVQRRKLGK from the coding sequence ATGGGTTCAGTCATCAAGAAGCGCCGCAAGCGCATGTCCAAGAAGAAGCACCGCAAGATGCTGCGTCGCACCCGCGTGCAGCGTCGTAAACTCGGCAAGTAA